DNA sequence from the Candidatus Kaistella beijingensis genome:
CACAAAAAGGATGTCGCTGCAATCGGGGCTAGTTACGATTTCCGGCTTCTAATCAAAAATATTTTTAAAAGACAATCAGGGTTTTAATCGTAGAACAATTTGAACCTATTGAATCTCTCAAACCAATTTCTCACCCACTCACCAATACACCCTCTCATGAACAACGGCATCATCATCCTCGACTTCGGTTCGCAATACAATCAGTTAATCGCAAGAAGAATCCGCGAACTCGGCGTTTATTCAGAAGTTCTTCCATTTAATACCCCTTTAGAAGAACTTCTTGCCAAAAATCCAGTAGGAATCATACTTTCTGGCGGGCCGAGTTCCGTGAATGCAGAAAATGCACATTTGGTGGACAAAGCTTTATTTGAAAAAAACATTCCCATTCTCGGAATTTGTTACGGAATGCAGTTAACGACCCATCTTTTGGGCGGAAAAGTAAAAAAAGGGGAAAAAGGAGAGTATGGAAAAGCCAAGTTTGAAATCCAAAAATCAAACGCACTTCTTTCCGGAATCAGCAGATTTTCAACAGTTTGGATGAGCCATTTTGATGAGGTGGAAATTGCTCCGGAAGGTTTTCAAATTAATGGAAATACCGATGTAATTTCTGCAATCTCCGACGAATCAAAAAAAATATATTGCGTCCAATTTCATCCCGAAGTTTCGCATACGGAAGAAGGTTCCCGAATGATTGAAAATTTTGTCTTCAATATTTGCAACGCTCCAAAAAATTGGAAACTCACGAATTACATCGATAAAACCGTCGCCGAAATTAGGGAAAAAGTAGGAAACCAAAAAGTTATTCTCGGACTTTCCGGTGGTGTAGATTCTTCCGTTGCCGCAGTTTTAATCCACAAAGCAATCGGTGACCAACTCACTTGTATTTTTGTCGACACCGGACTTTTAAGAAAAAATGAAGCCGAAAAAGTAATGACGAATTACGGCGAACATTTCCATCTTAACATCAAATTAATCGACGCTTCCGAAAGGTTTTTAAATAAGCTAAAAGGAATTTCTGAACCTGAAGAAAAACGTAAAATTATCGGAAACGAATTCGTGGCAGTTTTCGATGAAGAATCCCATAAAATTGAAGGTGCAAAATTTTTAGCTCAAGGAACCATTTATCCCGATGTTATCGAATCTCAATCGGTAAAAGGTCCTTCTGCAGTCATCAAATCCCATCACAATGTAGGCGGACTTCCCGAACAAATGGATTTTGAATTGTTGGAACCTCTACGGGAATTATTCAAAGATGAAGTCCGAAAAGTTGGTGAGGAACTCGGGATTCCGCACCATTTGGTTCATCGTCATCCGTTTCCTGGTCCTGGTTTAGGAATTAGAATTTTAGGTGATGTTGATGCTGAAAAAGTACGAATTCTTCAAGAAGCTGACGATATTT
Encoded proteins:
- the guaA gene encoding glutamine-hydrolyzing GMP synthase; this translates as MNNGIIILDFGSQYNQLIARRIRELGVYSEVLPFNTPLEELLAKNPVGIILSGGPSSVNAENAHLVDKALFEKNIPILGICYGMQLTTHLLGGKVKKGEKGEYGKAKFEIQKSNALLSGISRFSTVWMSHFDEVEIAPEGFQINGNTDVISAISDESKKIYCVQFHPEVSHTEEGSRMIENFVFNICNAPKNWKLTNYIDKTVAEIREKVGNQKVILGLSGGVDSSVAAVLIHKAIGDQLTCIFVDTGLLRKNEAEKVMTNYGEHFHLNIKLIDASERFLNKLKGISEPEEKRKIIGNEFVAVFDEESHKIEGAKFLAQGTIYPDVIESQSVKGPSAVIKSHHNVGGLPEQMDFELLEPLRELFKDEVRKVGEELGIPHHLVHRHPFPGPGLGIRILGDVDAEKVRILQEADDIFIEELYKNNLYEKVSQAFVVLLPVKSVGVMGDERTYEYTAVVRSANTIDFMTATWSRLPYEFLDTVSNRIINEVRGINRVTYDISSKPPATIEWE